The following coding sequences lie in one Haematobia irritans isolate KBUSLIRL chromosome 3, ASM5000362v1, whole genome shotgun sequence genomic window:
- the LOC142229742 gene encoding uncharacterized protein LOC142229742: MEVERNMLYYIKDWTIIKQKWSLTSTYRKKTLKGCIKTTIDLWPIYKDERIADLVDIDYNVSFPNYSFNYENWTKLLNNHEKIFPLWIKDPILLNMLRSLMAAESIEIDEKTAKIFTMLHGILKPSMYWKNGVRKKTTIVNSQHSFTKQIQDISQYESNEEEITILVTDHISYKGCFVAFGKVVLKFHSYLDAIIFSFKLHKTINHAFALECKNLWLFVETYLFDFPLEKSVPNVVTFVNDLKNCT; this comes from the exons ATGGAAGTGGAAAGAAACatgttatactatattaaagatTGGACAATTATTAAACAGAAATGGTCATTAACTTCAACAtacagaaagaaaactttgaaagGTTGTATTAAAACAACCATTGATTTATGGCCAATTTACAAAGACGAAAGGATTGCAGATTTG GTTGATATAGATTATAACGTTTCTTTTCCAAATTATTCATTCAACTACGAAAATTGGACTAAATTATTGAATAACCAcgagaaaatatttccattatGGATTAAGGACCCTATTCTTTTAAATATGTTACGAAGTCTAATGGCAGCGGAATCGATTGAAATTG atgaGAAGACggcaaaaattttcacaatgctTCATGGAATATTGAAACCAAGTATGTATTGGAAAAATGGAGTTCGTAAAAAGACCACAATAGTCAACTCTCAACACAGCTTTACTAAACAAATACAAGATATTTCCCAATATGAAAGCAATGAAgaggaaataacaattttagtaACAGATCACATTTCATATAAAGGGTGCTTTGTGGCGTTTGGGAAAGTCGTCCTTAAATTTCATTCTTATTTAGATGCAATAATTTTCTCATTTAAATTACACAAGACTATAAACCATGCATTTGCATTGGAATGTAAAAATTTGTGGCTTTTTGTAGAAACATACTTATTTGATTTCCCTCTTGAAAAGTCAGTCCCAAATGTTGTTACTTTCGTCAACGATTTAAAAAACTGTACCTAA